A stretch of Paenibacillus sp. URB8-2 DNA encodes these proteins:
- a CDS encoding ABC transporter permease → MSWYFRAIGFRKIFEFLLLVAFVVFFVGPLLNLAVLAFSSKWNYPDLLPRQWSLQWWRFVLQEEDIAKSIGLSFLIAALVTALSIVICIPAAYAFARIRFPLSRFFLFSFLLTHAFPKMGLYVSIAVLFYKLGLMNTLLGVVLVHMINVLMFMTWIPTAAFRNVHTAQEESARDVGATPFRVFRSITLPMAMPGILVASIFTFLNSLDEAQGTFLVGIPDFKTMPIVMYSIIADFPSSAGAVFSIILTAPTIILLLAAQRFVSADIMASGFQVK, encoded by the coding sequence ATGAGTTGGTACTTTAGAGCCATCGGTTTTCGGAAAATATTCGAGTTCCTGCTGCTTGTCGCTTTTGTCGTCTTCTTCGTCGGCCCGCTCTTGAATCTCGCCGTGCTTGCTTTCAGCAGCAAGTGGAATTATCCCGACCTGCTGCCGCGGCAGTGGTCCTTGCAGTGGTGGCGCTTCGTACTCCAGGAGGAGGATATCGCCAAATCCATCGGACTTTCGTTTCTGATCGCCGCGTTAGTTACGGCATTGTCCATCGTCATTTGCATCCCGGCCGCTTATGCCTTTGCCCGAATCCGATTCCCGCTGAGCCGCTTCTTTCTGTTTTCCTTTCTGCTAACGCACGCTTTTCCAAAAATGGGGCTGTATGTCTCGATTGCCGTCCTTTTTTATAAACTGGGGCTAATGAATACGCTGCTCGGCGTAGTCCTGGTTCATATGATTAACGTTCTGATGTTTATGACCTGGATTCCGACGGCAGCCTTCCGAAATGTTCACACCGCCCAGGAAGAATCGGCGAGGGATGTGGGGGCAACGCCGTTCCGCGTATTCCGCAGTATTACGCTGCCGATGGCGATGCCGGGTATTCTGGTCGCTTCCATCTTCACTTTTCTGAACTCTTTGGACGAAGCCCAGGGCACTTTCCTGGTCGGTATTCCCGATTTCAAGACGATGCCGATCGTCATGTACTCGATAATCGCCGATTTTCCCAGCAGCGCCGGCGCCGTATTCTCAATCATTCTTACCGCTCCGACCATTATTCTGCTGTTAGCCGCCCAGCGTTTTGTCAGCGCGGATATTATGGCCAGCGGTTTCCAAGTTAAATAA
- a CDS encoding inorganic phosphate transporter: protein MDTSLLVLGIVIFLALAFDFINGFHDTANAIATSVSTRALPPRTAIIMAACMNFVGAIIFTGVAKRIGGSVTDPTKLDNGIEIVIATLVAAIIWNLITWWFGIPSSSSHALIGALAGAVYVGAGPDHIKWSGFTEIVEGLIFSPIIAFVIGYIVMTILKWIFAKRSPHTVNKGFRTMQILTAAFQSFTHGTNDAQKAMGIITFALVTSGRLDTMEVPLWVKISAATAMALGTSIGGWKIIKTMGTKIFKIEPINGFAADISAASVIFSATLLHLPVSTTHAITSAILGVGSAKRFSAVKWGVAGRIIVTWFITIPISAVLAGIIFKILF, encoded by the coding sequence ATGGATACATCTTTATTGGTGCTAGGCATCGTCATATTTCTCGCACTCGCCTTTGACTTTATCAACGGTTTCCATGATACGGCCAACGCGATAGCAACCTCGGTCTCGACCCGGGCGCTTCCGCCGCGGACCGCGATTATTATGGCGGCATGTATGAATTTTGTCGGCGCGATTATTTTTACCGGCGTAGCCAAAAGAATCGGCGGCAGTGTAACTGATCCGACGAAACTGGATAACGGGATCGAGATCGTCATCGCGACGCTTGTGGCTGCGATTATCTGGAACCTGATAACCTGGTGGTTCGGGATTCCTTCGTCCTCTTCCCATGCGCTGATCGGAGCGCTTGCCGGAGCCGTTTACGTAGGGGCGGGCCCGGATCATATCAAATGGAGCGGATTTACGGAAATTGTCGAGGGGCTTATTTTCTCTCCGATTATCGCTTTCGTCATTGGATATATAGTCATGACCATACTCAAATGGATATTTGCAAAGCGAAGTCCGCACACCGTCAACAAAGGCTTCCGTACGATGCAGATTTTGACTGCCGCATTCCAGTCCTTCACTCACGGGACGAATGATGCGCAGAAGGCCATGGGGATCATTACGTTTGCGCTTGTGACCTCCGGCCGTCTGGATACGATGGAAGTACCCCTTTGGGTAAAAATTTCGGCGGCCACCGCCATGGCGCTTGGCACTTCGATCGGCGGCTGGAAGATCATCAAGACGATGGGCACGAAGATTTTCAAAATCGAACCGATCAACGGATTTGCCGCCGATATATCGGCCGCTTCCGTTATTTTCTCGGCGACCCTGCTGCATTTACCGGTGAGTACGACCCACGCGATTACATCCGCGATTCTCGGCGTCGGCTCGGCGAAGCGCTTTTCCGCGGTCAAATGGGGTGTGGCGGGCCGGATTATCGTCACCTGGTTTATTACGATACCGATCAGCGCCGTGCTGGCGGGCATTATTTTCAAAATTCTGTTTTAA
- a CDS encoding glutamate ABC transporter substrate-binding protein, with amino-acid sequence MKKSWKLLSVMMVVALFILAGCGNNGNNAGGSNAAAGEGGLAAIKERGKLQVGVKFDTKLFGLKDPSSGQVEGFDIDISKAIAKHILGDENAIELKEVTSKTRIPMLNNGEIDMVVATMTITEERKKEVDFSDVYFQAGQSLLVKKGSPVKGIADITKDSTVLGSKGSTSVKNIKEKVPGVTVLEFDNYQDAFTALKTGKGDALTTDDAILYGMSAQDPNYEVVGETFTDEPYGIAVQKGNSEVVKAINDTLAELKTNGEYDKIYEKWIGKAPAK; translated from the coding sequence ATGAAAAAGAGCTGGAAGCTGTTAAGCGTAATGATGGTCGTCGCACTGTTCATACTGGCAGGATGCGGCAATAACGGCAACAATGCGGGTGGAAGCAACGCGGCTGCGGGAGAGGGCGGTCTCGCGGCAATTAAAGAGCGCGGCAAACTGCAGGTCGGCGTTAAATTCGACACGAAGCTGTTCGGTCTGAAAGATCCTTCGAGCGGCCAGGTTGAAGGCTTTGACATCGATATCTCTAAAGCGATCGCGAAGCATATTCTCGGCGACGAGAACGCGATTGAGCTGAAAGAAGTAACCTCCAAGACGCGGATTCCGATGCTGAACAACGGTGAAATCGATATGGTCGTTGCGACGATGACGATTACGGAAGAACGCAAGAAAGAGGTTGACTTCTCCGACGTCTACTTCCAAGCGGGACAATCGCTGCTGGTGAAGAAAGGCAGCCCGGTTAAAGGCATCGCCGACATTACGAAAGACTCCACAGTGCTGGGCTCCAAAGGCTCCACTTCGGTCAAAAATATTAAAGAAAAAGTTCCGGGCGTAACCGTGCTGGAATTCGACAACTATCAGGACGCTTTCACTGCACTGAAAACAGGCAAAGGCGACGCACTGACGACGGACGACGCCATTCTGTACGGTATGTCCGCTCAGGATCCGAACTATGAAGTTGTAGGCGAAACGTTCACCGACGAGCCTTACGGTATTGCCGTGCAAAAGGGCAACAGCGAAGTGGTCAAGGCCATCAACGACACATTGGCCGAGCTGAAAACGAATGGTGAATACGACAAAATTTATGAAAAATGGATCGGCAAAGCGCCGGCCAAATAA
- a CDS encoding DUF47 domain-containing protein, with amino-acid sequence MKLRKKDIFFETLENMADTIVQAADYFAQHLSDLSDLELFAVEMKKYESQCDTYTHTIIKELNKTFITPLERDDIMALTTSMDDVIDGLDSSATRFYMYNMTVTDEYISQFAEILRQSSYEIQKAVHLLSQKKLLAIREHTIRLNDLENQGDEVLRHCTKALFEQVKDPIELIKRKELYERLETTTDKCEDVANMLESIIMRNS; translated from the coding sequence ATGAAGTTGAGAAAAAAGGACATCTTCTTCGAGACGCTTGAGAATATGGCTGACACGATCGTACAGGCTGCCGATTATTTTGCCCAGCACCTTTCCGATCTGAGCGATCTGGAGCTGTTTGCCGTAGAGATGAAGAAATACGAATCCCAGTGTGACACCTATACGCACACGATAATCAAAGAGCTGAACAAGACATTCATAACCCCGCTGGAGCGTGACGATATTATGGCGCTGACCACGAGCATGGATGATGTCATCGACGGACTTGATTCTTCCGCTACCCGTTTCTATATGTACAATATGACTGTGACTGACGAGTATATCAGCCAGTTCGCCGAAATTTTGCGCCAAAGCTCCTACGAAATTCAAAAAGCCGTTCATCTGCTGTCCCAGAAGAAATTGCTGGCCATCCGGGAACATACCATCCGGCTGAACGATTTGGAGAACCAGGGCGATGAAGTGCTGCGCCATTGCACGAAGGCATTGTTCGAGCAGGTCAAGGATCCGATTGAGCTGATCAAGCGCAAGGAGCTCTATGAACGGCTCGAAACGACTACGGATAAATGCGAAGACGTAGCGAACATGCTGGAATCAATTATTATGCGCAACTCATAA
- a CDS encoding DUF3048 domain-containing protein yields the protein MINRTHSLLLGSILLASLLLSACGPQDEGGSVLPTAEPVIATPQQTASAEPSPATNPSAVALSGLTGLPVTESPLPRPLAVMINNAPPARPQSGLTRADILYEVLAEGGITRLIAIYQSQSGIDKIGPVRSIRPYLIDIGESYSGVTVHAGGSPAAYAILQSGKKDDMDEIGRAGAYFWRDKDRKAPHNLYTSEEKLRKGAEKLGYAGAVNVPDYTFTDPDYVPIGGEAAAGFNVHFLLKSYAVDYKYDSASRTYARWVNGKPHLDRDNGLPVEAANVIVMGADHTVLDNAGRLSINLELGGEALLFQRGQVIQGRWARKAGDVVRFVQDGKEAAMYPGITHILIVPNTPSFDSHVLISAS from the coding sequence ATGATCAATCGTACTCATTCCCTGCTGCTCGGCAGCATTCTGCTGGCTTCGCTTCTGCTCTCCGCCTGCGGTCCGCAAGATGAAGGCGGCAGCGTTCTACCTACGGCTGAACCTGTTATCGCCACTCCGCAGCAGACCGCTTCGGCCGAGCCGTCGCCCGCCACCAACCCATCAGCTGTGGCCCTGTCAGGACTCACCGGCCTTCCGGTCACAGAATCGCCGCTTCCCCGGCCGCTTGCCGTGATGATCAACAATGCTCCGCCCGCCCGTCCCCAATCGGGACTGACCCGGGCCGACATCTTGTACGAGGTACTGGCCGAGGGGGGCATAACACGGCTGATCGCGATTTATCAGAGCCAATCGGGAATAGATAAAATCGGGCCGGTCCGCAGCATTCGTCCGTATTTGATCGATATCGGCGAGTCTTATAGCGGCGTTACCGTACATGCTGGCGGCAGTCCGGCTGCTTATGCCATTTTGCAAAGCGGGAAGAAGGACGATATGGACGAGATTGGCCGGGCCGGCGCCTATTTCTGGCGGGACAAGGACCGTAAGGCGCCCCATAATCTGTACACGAGCGAAGAGAAGCTCCGGAAAGGAGCGGAGAAGCTCGGATACGCCGGAGCGGTGAATGTTCCCGACTATACGTTTACCGATCCGGATTATGTGCCGATAGGCGGAGAAGCCGCCGCCGGTTTCAATGTGCATTTTCTGCTCAAAAGCTATGCGGTCGATTACAAGTACGATTCCGCTTCGCGCACCTATGCAAGATGGGTTAACGGGAAGCCGCATCTGGACCGGGATAACGGCCTGCCGGTTGAAGCCGCCAACGTGATCGTTATGGGCGCCGACCATACCGTGCTTGACAATGCCGGACGGCTGTCCATCAATCTGGAATTGGGCGGGGAGGCGCTGCTGTTCCAGCGGGGCCAAGTCATCCAAGGAAGATGGGCCCGCAAAGCCGGCGATGTCGTCCGCTTTGTGCAGGACGGGAAGGAAGCGGCGATGTATCCGGGGATTACCCATATTTTAATTGTGCCGAATACCCCTTCTTTTGACAGTCACGTATTGATATCGGCGTCCTAG
- a CDS encoding extracellular solute-binding protein, which translates to MFRMKKRFTMLSALALSFAVLAGCGSAANNNSASSAANSNSTAASNSASSAPVEIQFYFTGSQNVKTLWDELTPMFEEKNPDVKVKLVYIPSGTGAQPTYDRILAAKQAGKGSGDIDLYEDGLPFVTRGQDDDLWDTLSTSSVPNLAKVNSKTMEDVANLAVPYRSSAVVLAYNSEKVTAPPTTLDEVFDWIKKNPERFAYNDPSTGGSGSSFVTTTLYKDLPEDAIHSDDPAIEKDWAKGFTTLKELGPYLYGKGIYPKKNQGTLDLLTSGEVDMIPAWSDMVLEQLDKGQLPTTTKMQQITPGFNGGPTYLMVPKLSEKKEAVYKFLDFVLSPEAQAVMVKTMHGFPGIELTSMPQDIQDSFKGVSEGFRNFNVGELSKEINKRWQSDVAAQ; encoded by the coding sequence ATGTTTCGTATGAAAAAACGTTTCACTATGCTGTCGGCGCTGGCATTGTCGTTCGCGGTTCTGGCAGGCTGCGGCAGTGCGGCGAATAACAATTCAGCGAGCTCCGCCGCAAATTCCAATTCCACAGCAGCAAGCAATTCCGCCTCTTCCGCACCGGTAGAAATTCAATTTTATTTTACAGGTTCCCAGAACGTAAAAACCCTGTGGGATGAACTCACGCCCATGTTCGAGGAAAAAAATCCGGACGTTAAGGTGAAGCTCGTGTACATTCCCTCCGGTACCGGCGCCCAACCGACCTATGACCGTATTTTGGCCGCCAAGCAAGCAGGCAAGGGATCGGGCGATATTGACCTCTATGAAGACGGTCTGCCTTTCGTCACCAGAGGCCAGGATGATGATCTCTGGGATACACTGAGCACAAGCTCCGTTCCAAATCTCGCAAAAGTAAACTCAAAAACGATGGAAGATGTTGCGAACCTAGCGGTGCCTTACCGCTCATCAGCCGTCGTACTTGCTTATAACAGTGAGAAGGTGACTGCGCCTCCGACCACGCTGGACGAGGTATTTGACTGGATTAAGAAGAATCCCGAGCGCTTTGCTTATAACGACCCTTCCACCGGGGGCTCCGGCAGTTCCTTCGTAACGACGACCCTTTATAAAGATCTGCCTGAAGATGCGATTCATAGCGACGATCCGGCCATTGAGAAGGATTGGGCCAAAGGCTTTACGACGCTGAAGGAACTCGGCCCTTACCTGTACGGAAAAGGCATTTACCCGAAAAAGAATCAAGGCACGCTTGATCTGCTGACGAGCGGAGAGGTGGACATGATCCCCGCCTGGTCCGACATGGTGCTTGAACAGCTGGATAAAGGCCAACTGCCGACAACGACCAAAATGCAGCAAATTACACCGGGCTTCAATGGCGGACCGACCTATCTGATGGTGCCGAAGCTGTCCGAGAAGAAAGAAGCGGTCTATAAATTCCTGGACTTTGTTCTGTCGCCCGAGGCGCAGGCTGTCATGGTGAAGACGATGCACGGCTTCCCGGGAATCGAGCTGACGAGCATGCCGCAGGATATTCAGGATTCTTTTAAAGGCGTTTCGGAAGGCTTCCGTAATTTCAACGTCGGCGAGCTCAGTAAAGAGATCAACAAACGCTGGCAGAGCGACGTGGCAGCCCAATGA
- a CDS encoding amino acid ABC transporter permease, translating to MDFAGAYSAENLKFLLDGLYITLIVAFWAIILSFLLGCIIGVVRYAKVPVLSQISFVFVELIRNLPLLLIIFFMRFALPEVGIKLGLITAAVAALTIFEAAMISEIVRGGLSSVDKGQIEAGRSSGLTGVQTLWHIVLPQGLRRMVPPLVSQFISLLKDTSLAVIISLAELMHNAGIIIGHGFNYTIPTLLLVALIYFTVNFLLSLLSKRLETKNA from the coding sequence ATGGATTTTGCCGGCGCTTATTCGGCGGAAAATCTCAAGTTTCTGCTGGACGGATTGTATATTACGCTGATCGTCGCTTTTTGGGCGATTATTCTCAGCTTCTTGTTAGGCTGTATCATCGGTGTGGTCCGCTATGCGAAGGTTCCGGTATTGTCGCAGATCAGCTTCGTGTTTGTGGAATTAATCCGCAATTTACCGCTGCTGCTCATTATCTTCTTTATGCGCTTTGCGCTGCCGGAGGTCGGAATCAAGCTTGGGCTGATCACTGCGGCGGTTGCGGCGCTGACGATTTTTGAAGCGGCGATGATTTCGGAGATTGTGCGCGGCGGGCTTTCCTCGGTCGACAAAGGGCAGATTGAAGCGGGACGCTCGTCGGGGCTTACGGGAGTGCAGACGCTTTGGCATATCGTGCTTCCCCAAGGTCTCCGGCGCATGGTTCCGCCGCTGGTCAGCCAATTTATTTCTCTGCTGAAGGATACGTCGCTGGCGGTGATCATTTCTCTGGCGGAGCTGATGCACAATGCCGGAATCATTATCGGACACGGCTTCAACTATACAATTCCGACGCTGCTGCTTGTAGCGCTGATCTATTTTACGGTCAATTTCCTGCTGTCCCTGCTGTCCAAACGACTGGAAACGAAAAATGCCTGA
- a CDS encoding ABC transporter ATP-binding protein, with protein sequence MSTQLSIRNLTKRYKTGEGVTDISLDVKKGELVTLLGPSGCGKTTVLRSIGGFLEPDSGEIMIASRNVVKLPPEKRPTSMVFQGYNLWPHMSIYENLAFGLKIRKTPKAEIKSAVEDALRLVRLPGVEKKFPSQLSGGQQQRIAVARSLLLKPEVLLLDEPFSALDAKLRHEMREELREIQTETGLTMVFVTHDQKEALSLSDRIVVMNQGNIEQIAAPQDIYDSPDTLFVAQFIGKMNFLEGVVEEDKLRIGGLVFPNTKRLAGSIVIAVRPEDVMIGLDSGDGDGLNGTIKQMMVLGHYAEVSVELDGHGTIRAFQPRDKVKELSMGQHVTVAFAKVIAYPNK encoded by the coding sequence ATGAGTACACAGCTTTCGATTCGCAATTTGACCAAACGTTACAAGACGGGTGAGGGCGTAACCGATATTTCGCTCGACGTTAAAAAAGGTGAATTGGTCACCCTGTTAGGCCCTTCCGGCTGTGGCAAAACAACAGTGCTGAGAAGCATCGGCGGCTTTCTTGAGCCCGATTCGGGCGAAATTATGATTGCAAGCCGGAATGTGGTCAAGCTCCCCCCGGAGAAACGGCCAACCTCGATGGTCTTTCAGGGATACAATCTGTGGCCGCATATGTCCATCTACGAAAATCTCGCATTCGGGCTCAAAATTCGCAAGACGCCCAAAGCGGAAATCAAGAGCGCCGTTGAGGATGCGCTTCGGCTTGTGCGGCTGCCCGGCGTGGAGAAGAAGTTCCCCAGCCAGCTTTCGGGCGGACAGCAGCAGCGAATCGCCGTCGCCAGATCCTTACTGCTGAAGCCCGAGGTATTGCTGCTGGACGAGCCTTTCTCTGCGCTGGATGCCAAGCTTCGTCATGAGATGAGGGAAGAGCTGCGCGAGATTCAGACGGAGACCGGCCTGACGATGGTATTCGTCACTCATGACCAGAAGGAAGCCCTGTCTCTATCCGACCGGATCGTCGTGATGAATCAGGGGAATATCGAGCAGATCGCGGCGCCTCAGGATATATACGATTCGCCGGATACGCTGTTTGTCGCTCAGTTTATCGGCAAAATGAACTTTTTGGAGGGGGTGGTGGAAGAGGACAAGCTGCGAATAGGAGGTTTGGTCTTTCCGAATACGAAACGTCTTGCGGGGTCAATCGTCATCGCCGTCAGGCCGGAAGATGTCATGATAGGTCTGGATTCCGGAGACGGAGACGGCTTGAATGGAACAATCAAACAAATGATGGTGCTCGGCCATTATGCCGAGGTGTCGGTTGAACTTGACGGGCACGGCACCATTCGGGCGTTTCAGCCGAGAGATAAGGTGAAGGAACTTTCGATGGGTCAACATGTGACCGTCGCTTTTGCCAAAGTGATCGCATATCCGAACAAGTAA
- a CDS encoding ABC transporter permease: MRKEVKMGIFGLCLVIPSFLLLSVIVVIPIILSFIESLRDESGGYGLSRYVYLFTDAGMRANIVFTLQVTIVSCVIVLAVSYALAVYMRFSTGRLVDLIRKTYMIPIFIPGVIATYGLINLLGNHGWLSRWLLLFGGTLPRIIFDQKGIIIANLWFNIPFTAMLLSSALAGIPNAVIESAKDIGAGRLRIFFRIILPLSYKTFLVAVTFVFMGVIGSFTAPFLVGPNAPQMLGVSMEQVFSVFQEREQAAAISFFTFLLCSLLGYFYIRSMVKEETVRP, translated from the coding sequence ATGAGGAAAGAAGTGAAAATGGGGATATTCGGACTTTGTCTGGTTATCCCCTCCTTTCTCTTGCTGTCGGTGATCGTAGTTATTCCGATTATATTATCTTTCATAGAAAGCCTTCGGGATGAATCCGGCGGTTATGGCCTCAGCCGTTATGTGTATTTGTTTACCGACGCGGGGATGCGGGCAAATATCGTGTTTACCCTTCAGGTGACGATTGTTTCCTGTGTGATTGTGCTGGCGGTCAGCTACGCATTGGCGGTATACATGCGCTTCAGTACCGGCAGGCTGGTTGATTTAATCCGCAAAACCTATATGATTCCGATATTTATTCCCGGGGTTATCGCAACCTACGGCTTGATCAACCTTCTGGGGAACCACGGCTGGCTGTCCCGATGGTTGCTGTTGTTCGGAGGAACGCTTCCGCGCATTATTTTTGATCAGAAGGGCATTATCATTGCGAATCTCTGGTTCAATATCCCGTTTACGGCAATGCTGCTCAGTTCGGCGCTGGCGGGAATCCCGAATGCGGTCATAGAGAGCGCCAAAGATATCGGGGCGGGCCGGTTGCGTATCTTTTTCCGGATCATACTTCCGTTATCGTACAAAACGTTTCTCGTTGCGGTCACCTTCGTATTCATGGGTGTCATCGGTTCGTTTACCGCTCCGTTCCTGGTCGGTCCGAATGCTCCCCAAATGCTCGGCGTTTCGATGGAGCAGGTATTCAGCGTCTTCCAGGAGCGCGAACAGGCTGCGGCGATTTCATTCTTCACGTTCCTGCTGTGCTCGCTGCTAGGTTACTTCTATATCCGTTCTATGGTTAAAGAAGAGACGGTCAGGCCATGA
- a CDS encoding amino acid ABC transporter ATP-binding protein translates to MIDFHKVEKHYGHFHVLKSIDLHVDEGEVVVVVGPSGSGKSTMLRCINRLETITSGGLTVNGVAVNDKKTDINKVRRDIGMVFQHFNLYPHKKVIDNITLAPVKVLGVSKTEAEKTAMYYLEKVGIADKAQSYPSQLSGGQQQRVAIARGLAMKPKIMLFDEPTSALDPEMVGEVLDVMRALAKEGMTMVVVTHEMGFAREVADRVIFMDQGQIVEEAAPEQFFASPREERTRTFLSRVLSH, encoded by the coding sequence TTGATCGATTTTCATAAGGTAGAGAAGCATTACGGACATTTCCATGTGCTCAAAAGCATCGATCTGCATGTGGATGAAGGGGAAGTGGTCGTCGTGGTCGGTCCGTCCGGCTCCGGCAAGAGTACGATGCTCCGCTGCATCAATCGTCTGGAGACGATCACGAGCGGAGGGCTTACCGTGAACGGCGTTGCCGTCAATGACAAGAAGACCGACATCAACAAAGTGCGGCGGGATATCGGGATGGTGTTTCAGCACTTCAATCTGTATCCGCATAAAAAAGTAATCGACAACATTACGCTGGCTCCGGTCAAGGTGCTGGGCGTATCCAAGACGGAGGCCGAAAAAACGGCCATGTATTATCTGGAGAAGGTCGGCATTGCCGACAAGGCGCAGTCCTATCCGAGTCAACTGTCCGGCGGACAGCAGCAGCGGGTGGCGATTGCCAGGGGGCTGGCGATGAAGCCGAAGATCATGCTGTTCGACGAACCGACCTCGGCGCTTGATCCGGAAATGGTCGGCGAGGTTCTTGACGTTATGCGCGCGCTGGCCAAGGAAGGCATGACGATGGTTGTCGTTACCCACGAGATGGGCTTTGCCCGCGAGGTGGCGGATCGCGTAATCTTTATGGACCAGGGACAGATCGTCGAGGAAGCCGCTCCGGAGCAGTTCTTCGCAAGTCCGCGCGAGGAGCGCACAAGGACTTTTCTAAGCCGGGTATTAAGCCATTAA
- a CDS encoding amino acid ABC transporter permease — protein MQFSILTDYFGTYMEGFRGTILSSLLALAGSFLLGTLIAVFRISTVRALRWFGTGYVEFIRNIPLLLVVYIFYYGPSAFGMSLDGFTAGTIGLTVYTSAFIAEAIRAGIAAVPKGQTEAARSSGLTYVQAMIHVVLPQAIKLVIPPLGNQFINLIKNSSVLTIVAGLDLMYFADIVNSDTFRTFDTYVFVALFYLVLTLPLSYGMRVWERRLQR, from the coding sequence ATGCAGTTTTCCATTTTGACGGATTATTTCGGCACTTATATGGAGGGATTTCGCGGTACGATTCTTTCCAGCTTGCTGGCGCTGGCCGGGAGCTTTCTGCTGGGTACCCTAATCGCGGTATTCCGCATTTCTACCGTAAGAGCGCTGAGATGGTTCGGGACGGGATACGTTGAGTTCATCCGAAATATTCCGCTCCTGCTCGTCGTCTATATTTTTTATTACGGCCCTTCGGCATTCGGGATGTCTCTGGACGGATTTACTGCCGGCACCATTGGCCTTACGGTGTACACGTCGGCGTTTATCGCCGAAGCGATCCGCGCAGGGATAGCGGCCGTTCCAAAAGGACAGACCGAAGCGGCGCGTTCATCGGGCCTGACCTATGTGCAGGCGATGATCCATGTCGTACTGCCGCAGGCGATCAAGCTCGTTATTCCGCCGCTGGGTAACCAGTTCATCAACCTGATCAAGAACTCGTCGGTGCTGACGATCGTGGCAGGCCTTGATCTGATGTATTTCGCGGATATCGTCAACAGCGATACGTTCCGCACGTTTGATACTTACGTATTCGTCGCGCTGTTCTATTTGGTGCTGACTCTGCCGCTCAGCTATGGCATGAGAGTATGGGAGCGCAGATTGCAGCGCTGA